A genomic region of Bosea sp. 124 contains the following coding sequences:
- a CDS encoding oligosaccharide flippase family protein — protein sequence MLPDRAAILAYLTILSGSAGRLVISLVYFLIVANTLTLGEFGLFATASATGLILSRLLAFGFVSPVYRVATVKPRLLGAYLAGFAGLGLLSLPVIALAAALVYRLLFADRLAVLPFALILVAEILCWRLVEVVAIVNNGLRRFREAALLVIIGSTLRTLAALLFVAFGHRSLEIWVWAYLAATLATLVVALAVFLPPLRLRFERKLYPRRLSDAVYTSAAEIVFYIQSELDKLLMLALAGERTAGLYAIAMRVIDLTAMPVRSFNQMLVQKIMKERGFAGGVGRLALVEFGIAAISIAGLAAVILALQPFPRLLGHNVSEAAYLFLPMLAVPAFRNLVEYHAELLYARERGGSRIALLCAITALKAALLCWVMLRFPAADAWAPWLNLVFGLVYVLSAAVTYRLLAQAPAARPVIASRTGP from the coding sequence ATGCTGCCAGACCGCGCCGCCATCCTCGCCTACCTCACCATCCTGAGCGGCTCAGCCGGCCGGCTCGTCATCTCCCTTGTCTACTTCCTCATCGTTGCGAATACGTTGACCCTCGGCGAATTCGGTCTGTTCGCCACGGCCTCGGCGACAGGGCTGATCCTGTCGCGGCTGCTCGCCTTCGGCTTCGTCTCGCCGGTCTATCGCGTGGCGACGGTGAAGCCGCGCTTGCTCGGCGCCTATCTCGCCGGCTTCGCCGGTCTCGGCCTGCTCTCCCTGCCCGTGATCGCGCTCGCCGCGGCGCTCGTCTACCGGCTGCTGTTCGCAGACCGTCTCGCGGTCCTGCCGTTCGCGCTGATCCTGGTGGCCGAGATCCTGTGCTGGCGGCTCGTCGAGGTGGTCGCCATCGTCAACAACGGGCTCAGGCGCTTCCGGGAGGCGGCGCTGCTCGTGATCATCGGCTCGACCCTGCGCACGCTGGCGGCACTTCTGTTCGTCGCGTTCGGCCATCGCAGCCTGGAGATCTGGGTCTGGGCTTACCTGGCCGCAACGCTGGCGACGCTGGTCGTGGCGCTTGCCGTCTTCCTGCCGCCGCTGCGGCTGCGCTTCGAGCGCAAACTCTATCCGCGCCGCCTGTCGGACGCCGTCTATACCAGCGCCGCCGAGATCGTGTTCTACATCCAGTCGGAACTCGACAAGCTGCTGATGCTGGCGCTGGCGGGCGAGCGAACTGCGGGGCTCTACGCCATCGCGATGCGCGTCATCGATCTCACCGCCATGCCGGTACGCAGCTTCAACCAGATGCTGGTCCAGAAGATCATGAAGGAGCGCGGCTTCGCCGGCGGGGTCGGCCGTCTCGCGCTTGTCGAATTCGGCATCGCGGCGATCTCGATTGCCGGCCTCGCAGCCGTGATCCTGGCGCTGCAGCCCTTTCCCAGGCTGCTCGGGCACAATGTCTCGGAAGCCGCCTATCTGTTCCTGCCGATGCTCGCGGTACCGGCCTTCCGCAACCTCGTGGAATACCATGCCGAGCTGCTCTATGCGCGCGAGCGTGGCGGCTCGCGAATCGCGCTGCTCTGCGCCATCACGGCGCTGAAGGCGGCGCTGCTGTGCTGGGTGATGCTGCGCTTCCCGGCGGCCGATGCCTGGGCTCCCTGGCTCAATCTGGTCTTCGGGCTGGTCTATGTGCTGTCGGCGGCAGTGACCTACCGGCTGCTGGCACAGGCGCCTGCGGCGCGCCCGGTCATTGCGTCTCGAACAGGGCCCTGA
- a CDS encoding DUF6492 family protein, producing the protein MSLTYAIATPSYAGDVERCRLLCASVDRFVSGHVAHYLLVEDRDVPLFRDLETPRRRVIAESDLLPSWLRSRPDPLSLGRRRVWTGARALLKGIPPLRGWHAQQLRKFALPLHSTEDVVLFADSDMLFLRPFELGSLVTDEGIRLYRKPAGITPDMPEHRIWCDNASALLGLPPPTLPGPDYINNMVSWRRDNVRALVAQLERASGRDWVRAIASRRAFSEYMIYGYFVEQVLGLGPSGHWADERELCKVYWGGKAGAIDSLRSFEEVMEPWQVAVGVQSFIGEPVEKIRALFETQ; encoded by the coding sequence GTGAGCCTGACCTATGCCATCGCGACGCCGAGCTATGCCGGAGATGTCGAGCGCTGTCGCCTGCTCTGCGCGAGCGTCGACCGCTTCGTCAGCGGCCATGTCGCCCATTATCTGCTGGTCGAGGATCGCGACGTCCCCTTGTTCAGGGATCTCGAAACGCCGCGCCGCCGCGTGATCGCCGAATCCGATCTGCTGCCCTCCTGGCTCAGGTCGCGGCCGGATCCGCTAAGCCTCGGCCGCCGCCGCGTCTGGACCGGCGCGCGCGCACTGCTGAAGGGCATTCCGCCGCTGCGCGGCTGGCATGCGCAGCAATTGCGCAAATTCGCCCTGCCGCTCCACAGCACGGAAGACGTCGTCCTCTTCGCCGATTCCGACATGCTGTTCCTCAGGCCGTTCGAGCTCGGCAGCCTGGTGACGGACGAGGGCATCAGGCTCTACCGCAAGCCTGCCGGCATCACGCCGGACATGCCCGAGCATCGCATCTGGTGCGACAATGCCAGCGCGCTTCTGGGGCTTCCCCCGCCGACCCTGCCCGGCCCCGACTACATCAACAACATGGTGAGCTGGCGGCGCGACAATGTCCGCGCGCTGGTGGCGCAGCTCGAACGGGCGAGCGGCCGCGACTGGGTCCGGGCCATCGCGTCCCGCCGGGCGTTCTCGGAATACATGATCTACGGCTACTTCGTCGAACAGGTGCTCGGGCTGGGTCCGTCCGGCCACTGGGCCGATGAGCGCGAGCTCTGCAAGGTCTACTGGGGCGGCAAGGCCGGGGCCATCGACAGCCTGCGCTCCTTCGAGGAGGTGATGGAGCCCTGGCAGGTAGCGGTCGGCGTCCAGTCCTTCATCGGCGAGCCGGTGGAAAAGATCAGGGCCCTGTTCGAGACGCAATGA
- a CDS encoding WecB/TagA/CpsF family glycosyltransferase gives MPASLSIALASQAAARTAAHFDVRDIGGIGIAVLTRAAAHAEISDAMATGRHLKLAFCNANLVNIAAQDPPLQRLLAGFLVLADGIGVDIGSRLLHGTAFPANLNGTDFIPFLLAAERRPLRVALIGGRPGIADRAAARLRRDFPHHAFSVVSHGYFAPSEEAGLLSALKAAPPDLLLVAFGNSRQEGWIADRLGPQHCAVAAGVGALFDFFAGEVPRAPEAIRRMRLEWVYRLGLEPRRLWRRYVVGNPVFLLRLLRQRLLAGRSAR, from the coding sequence GTGCCTGCCAGCCTGTCTATAGCCCTCGCGAGCCAAGCCGCAGCCCGGACCGCGGCGCATTTCGACGTGCGCGACATCGGCGGAATCGGGATCGCGGTCCTGACCAGGGCGGCCGCCCATGCAGAAATCTCGGACGCGATGGCGACCGGCCGCCATCTCAAGCTCGCCTTCTGCAATGCCAATCTGGTCAATATCGCGGCGCAGGATCCCCCGCTGCAGCGCCTGCTCGCAGGCTTCCTCGTGCTCGCGGACGGCATCGGCGTCGATATCGGCAGCCGGCTGCTGCACGGGACCGCCTTCCCGGCCAATCTCAACGGCACCGATTTCATCCCGTTTTTGCTCGCGGCCGAGCGGCGGCCCCTGCGCGTGGCGCTGATCGGCGGCCGCCCCGGCATCGCCGATCGCGCCGCCGCCCGGCTGCGGCGAGACTTCCCGCACCATGCGTTCAGCGTCGTCAGCCACGGCTATTTCGCACCCTCGGAGGAAGCCGGCCTGCTGTCCGCTCTGAAGGCGGCGCCGCCGGACCTTCTGCTCGTGGCCTTCGGCAATTCGCGTCAGGAAGGCTGGATCGCCGACAGGCTCGGCCCGCAGCACTGTGCGGTTGCGGCCGGTGTCGGCGCCTTGTTCGACTTCTTCGCCGGCGAGGTGCCACGTGCGCCGGAGGCCATCCGCCGGATGCGGCTCGAATGGGTCTACCGACTCGGGCTCGAGCCGCGCCGCCTGTGGCGCCGCTATGTCGTCGGCAATCCGGTCTTTCTGCTGCGCCTTCTGCGACAGCGCTTGCTTGCCGGCAGATCGGCCCGGTGA
- a CDS encoding SDR family NAD(P)-dependent oxidoreductase, with product MNQIDLKGRTAIVTGGAQGIGRAVAERFAASGATVAIWDLDGDLAARTAGEIGAGASGLGIDVTDAKAVKAAADALEAKQGSVDILVTSAGIAGANLKTWEYPLDEWARVMRLNVDGTLHCCQAVIPGMIKRNYGRLVLVASIAGKEGNPNASAYSASKAAVIALTKSLGKELATQDIAVNCITPAAARTRIFDQMSEEHIGYMLAKIPRGRFLLPEEVASMVAFLASAENSFTTGGVFDLSGGRATY from the coding sequence ATGAACCAGATCGATCTCAAGGGAAGAACCGCCATCGTCACCGGCGGCGCACAGGGCATCGGGCGGGCCGTGGCGGAACGCTTCGCCGCCAGCGGCGCCACTGTCGCGATCTGGGACCTCGACGGCGATCTGGCGGCCCGGACCGCGGGCGAGATCGGCGCGGGCGCCAGCGGACTGGGCATCGACGTCACCGATGCGAAGGCGGTGAAGGCCGCGGCCGACGCGCTCGAAGCCAAACAGGGCAGCGTCGACATTCTCGTCACCAGCGCCGGCATCGCGGGCGCCAACCTCAAGACCTGGGAATACCCGCTCGACGAATGGGCCCGGGTGATGCGGCTCAATGTCGACGGCACGCTGCATTGCTGCCAGGCGGTAATCCCCGGCATGATCAAGCGCAACTACGGGCGCCTCGTGCTGGTGGCCTCGATCGCCGGCAAGGAGGGCAACCCCAACGCCTCGGCCTATTCGGCCTCCAAGGCCGCCGTGATCGCGCTGACCAAGTCGCTCGGCAAGGAGCTGGCGACGCAGGACATCGCGGTCAACTGCATCACGCCGGCCGCCGCCCGCACCCGCATTTTCGACCAGATGAGCGAGGAGCATATCGGCTACATGCTGGCGAAGATCCCGCGCGGGCGCTTCCTTTTGCCCGAGGAGGTGGCCTCGATGGTCGCCTTCCTCGCCTCGGCCGAGAACAGCTTCACTACCGGCGGCGTGT